The following proteins are co-located in the Serinus canaria isolate serCan28SL12 chromosome 17, serCan2020, whole genome shotgun sequence genome:
- the NDOR1 gene encoding NADPH-dependent diflavin oxidoreductase 1 isoform X5 produces the protein MTSPGGETVSGESRRLSLDDDVSGSCREMVTSEAGWGPSMMAEQGLLVLFGSQTGTAQDTAERVGREAQRRHLRCRVQALDSCDLVSGWDTGLLGNCCSALDSCDLVSRWDTGLLGNCCSALDSCDLGNLIHEPLVVFVCATTGQGDPPDNMKMFWRFLFRKSLPASSLCQLDYAVLGLGDSSYPKFNFIAKKLHKRLLQLGGNPLLPVALGDDQHDLGPDAVVDPWLVALWEKILALYPVPPGLEIISPDARLPPKYTLHYLPEDSPHPESAVLQPAAPRAAPCELQPFAARVVSNQRVTAQSHFQDVRLIEFDIAGSGITFSAGDVVMIQPQNCPEDVQQFCQLLRLEPHRRFMLEPTDPGTSLPPLLPQPCTIQYLVTHYLDISCVPRRSFFELLASFSTNELEREKLQEFSSAQGQEELYSYCNRPRRTTLEVLWDFPHSTCAIPADYLLDLIPRIRPRAFSIASSLLAHPERMQILVAVVQYKTRLSKARRGLCSTWLASLNPEQGDIRVPLWVKKGGMKFPADPATPVIMIGPGTGVAPFRAAIQERVALGHRGGEGLCPAPHPGEWEAGVGAAEQ, from the exons ATGACGTCACCAGGCGGGGAGACGGTGAGCGGCGAGTCCCGGCGGCTCAGCCTCGATGATGACGTCAGCGGGAGCTGTCGCGAAATGGTGACGTCAGAGGCAGGATGGGGCCCGTCCATG ATGGCAGAACAGGGACTCCTGGTGCTCTTTGGCAGCCAgactggcacagctcaggacaCGGCGGAGAGGGTTGGCAGAGAGGCCCAGCGGCGGCACCTGCGCTGCCGGGTGCAGGCCCTGGACAGCTGTGACCTGGTGAGTGGGTGGGACACGGGGCTGCTGGggaactgctgctctgccctggacaGCTGTGACCTGGTGAGTAGGTGGGACACGGGGCTGCTGGggaactgctgctctgccctggacaGCTGTGACCTG GGCAACCTCATCCATGAGCCCTTggtggtgtttgtgtgtgcaacCACAGGCCAGGGAGACCCACCTGACAACATGAAG ATGTTCTGGCGGTTCCTGTTCCGGAAGagcctccctgccagctccctgtgccagctggacTATGCCGTGTTGGGCCTTGGGGACTCCTCCTACCCCAA GTTTAATTTCATTGCAAAGAAGCTGCACAAACGGCTGCTCCAGCTTGGGGGCAACCCACTGCTGCCCGTGGCCTTGGGAGATGACCAGCATGACTTGGG GCCAGATGCAGTGGTTGATCCCTGGCTCGTGGCCTTGTGGGAGAAGATCCTTGCCTTGTATCCTGTCCCTCCTGGCCTTGAGATCATCAGTCCCGACGCGCG CCTGCCCCCCAAATACACCCTGCACTACCTGCCTGAGGACTCCCCACACCCTGAGAGTGCcgtgctgcagcctgcagcccccCGAGCTGCTCCCTGCGAGCTGCAGCCCTTCGCTGCCCGCGTGGTGTCCAACCAGAGGGTCACGGCACAGTCCCATTTCCAGGATGTCCGGCTCATCGAGTTTGACATTGCGGGCTCAGGGATCAC GTTCAGTGCGGGGGACGTGGTGATGATCCAGCCCCAGAACTGCCCTGAAGATGTGCAGCAGTTCTGCCAGCTGCTGCGCCTGGAGCCACACAGACGCTTTATGCTGGAGCCCACAGACCCTG gcacatccctccctcccctcctgccacagccctgcaccatCCAGTACCTGGTGACACACTACCTGGACATCTCCTGTGTGCCACGGCGCTCCTTCTTCGAGCTCCTGGCCTCCTTCTCCACGAATGAGCTGGAGcgggagaagctgcaggagtTCAGCTCggcacagggccaggaggagctgtACAGCTACTGCAACCGGCCCCGCAGGACCACGCTGGag GTCTTGTGGGATTTCCCTCACAGCACATGTGCCATCCCAGCTGATTACCTGCTCGACCTCATCCCTCGCATCAGACCCCGTGCCTTCTCCATCGCCTCCTCCCTGCTG GCCCATCCTGAGCGGATGCAGATCCTCGTGGCCGTGGTGCAGTACAAGACACGACTCAGCAAAGCCCGCCGTGGGCTCTGCTCCACCTGGCTGGCTTCTCTCAACCCAGAGCAGG GTGATATCCGAGTGCCTCTTTGGGTGAAGAAAGGAGGAATGAAGTTCCCAGCTGACCCTGCCACCCCTGTGATCATGAttggccctggcacaggggtggcacccTTCCGAGCAGCGATACAGGAAcgggtggcactgggacatcGAG gaggagaaggttTATGTCCAGCACCGCATCCGGGAGAATGGGAAGCTggtgtgggagctgctgagcagtga
- the NDOR1 gene encoding NADPH-dependent diflavin oxidoreductase 1 isoform X3 gives MTSPGGETVSGESRRLSLDDDVSGSCREMVTSEAGWGPSMMAEQGLLVLFGSQTGTAQDTAERVGREAQRRHLRCRVQALDSCDLVSGWDTGLLGNCCSALDSCDLVSRWDTGLLGNCCSALDSCDLGNLIHEPLVVFVCATTGQGDPPDNMKMFWRFLFRKSLPASSLCQLDYAVLGLGDSSYPKPDAVVDPWLVALWEKILALYPVPPGLEIISPDARLPPKYTLHYLPEDSPHPESAVLQPAAPRAAPCELQPFAARVVSNQRVTAQSHFQDVRLIEFDIAGSGITFSAGDVVMIQPQNCPEDVQQFCQLLRLEPHRRFMLEPTDPGTSLPPLLPQPCTIQYLVTHYLDISCVPRRSFFELLASFSTNELEREKLQEFSSAQGQEELYSYCNRPRRTTLEVLWDFPHSTCAIPADYLLDLIPRIRPRAFSIASSLLAHPERMQILVAVVQYKTRLSKARRGLCSTWLASLNPEQGDIRVPLWVKKGGMKFPADPATPVIMIGPGTGVAPFRAAIQERVALGHRGNCLFFGCRHQSKDFYCQAEWEELVTKGFLTLFTAFSRDQEEKVYVQHRIRENGKLVWELLSSENAHIYLAGNAKQMPAAVAEALQSVLQQEGGLSPLEAKEHLTALERSRRFQSETWS, from the exons ATGACGTCACCAGGCGGGGAGACGGTGAGCGGCGAGTCCCGGCGGCTCAGCCTCGATGATGACGTCAGCGGGAGCTGTCGCGAAATGGTGACGTCAGAGGCAGGATGGGGCCCGTCCATG ATGGCAGAACAGGGACTCCTGGTGCTCTTTGGCAGCCAgactggcacagctcaggacaCGGCGGAGAGGGTTGGCAGAGAGGCCCAGCGGCGGCACCTGCGCTGCCGGGTGCAGGCCCTGGACAGCTGTGACCTGGTGAGTGGGTGGGACACGGGGCTGCTGGggaactgctgctctgccctggacaGCTGTGACCTGGTGAGTAGGTGGGACACGGGGCTGCTGGggaactgctgctctgccctggacaGCTGTGACCTG GGCAACCTCATCCATGAGCCCTTggtggtgtttgtgtgtgcaacCACAGGCCAGGGAGACCCACCTGACAACATGAAG ATGTTCTGGCGGTTCCTGTTCCGGAAGagcctccctgccagctccctgtgccagctggacTATGCCGTGTTGGGCCTTGGGGACTCCTCCTACCCCAA GCCAGATGCAGTGGTTGATCCCTGGCTCGTGGCCTTGTGGGAGAAGATCCTTGCCTTGTATCCTGTCCCTCCTGGCCTTGAGATCATCAGTCCCGACGCGCG CCTGCCCCCCAAATACACCCTGCACTACCTGCCTGAGGACTCCCCACACCCTGAGAGTGCcgtgctgcagcctgcagcccccCGAGCTGCTCCCTGCGAGCTGCAGCCCTTCGCTGCCCGCGTGGTGTCCAACCAGAGGGTCACGGCACAGTCCCATTTCCAGGATGTCCGGCTCATCGAGTTTGACATTGCGGGCTCAGGGATCAC GTTCAGTGCGGGGGACGTGGTGATGATCCAGCCCCAGAACTGCCCTGAAGATGTGCAGCAGTTCTGCCAGCTGCTGCGCCTGGAGCCACACAGACGCTTTATGCTGGAGCCCACAGACCCTG gcacatccctccctcccctcctgccacagccctgcaccatCCAGTACCTGGTGACACACTACCTGGACATCTCCTGTGTGCCACGGCGCTCCTTCTTCGAGCTCCTGGCCTCCTTCTCCACGAATGAGCTGGAGcgggagaagctgcaggagtTCAGCTCggcacagggccaggaggagctgtACAGCTACTGCAACCGGCCCCGCAGGACCACGCTGGag GTCTTGTGGGATTTCCCTCACAGCACATGTGCCATCCCAGCTGATTACCTGCTCGACCTCATCCCTCGCATCAGACCCCGTGCCTTCTCCATCGCCTCCTCCCTGCTG GCCCATCCTGAGCGGATGCAGATCCTCGTGGCCGTGGTGCAGTACAAGACACGACTCAGCAAAGCCCGCCGTGGGCTCTGCTCCACCTGGCTGGCTTCTCTCAACCCAGAGCAGG GTGATATCCGAGTGCCTCTTTGGGTGAAGAAAGGAGGAATGAAGTTCCCAGCTGACCCTGCCACCCCTGTGATCATGAttggccctggcacaggggtggcacccTTCCGAGCAGCGATACAGGAAcgggtggcactgggacatcGAG GGAACTGCCTCTTCTTTGGCTGCCGACACCAATCCAAGGACTTCTACTGCCAGGCAGAGTGGGAAGAGCTGGTGACAAAGGGCTTCCTGACACTCTTCACAGCCTTTTCCAGGGACCAG gaggagaaggttTATGTCCAGCACCGCATCCGGGAGAATGGGAAGCTggtgtgggagctgctgagcagtgagAATGCTCATATCTACCTGGCTGG GAATGCCAAGCAgatgccagcagcagtggctgaggcCCTGCAGTCAGTGTTGCAGCAGGAGGGTGGCCTGTCCCCACTGGAAGCAAAGGAGCATTTAACAGCCCTGGAACGGTCCCGGCGCTTCCAGTCTGAAACCTGGTCGTGA
- the NDOR1 gene encoding NADPH-dependent diflavin oxidoreductase 1 isoform X1, whose amino-acid sequence MTSPGGETVSGESRRLSLDDDVSGSCREMVTSEAGWGPSMMAEQGLLVLFGSQTGTAQDTAERVGREAQRRHLRCRVQALDSCDLVSGWDTGLLGNCCSALDSCDLVSRWDTGLLGNCCSALDSCDLGNLIHEPLVVFVCATTGQGDPPDNMKMFWRFLFRKSLPASSLCQLDYAVLGLGDSSYPKFNFIAKKLHKRLLQLGGNPLLPVALGDDQHDLGPDAVVDPWLVALWEKILALYPVPPGLEIISPDARLPPKYTLHYLPEDSPHPESAVLQPAAPRAAPCELQPFAARVVSNQRVTAQSHFQDVRLIEFDIAGSGITFSAGDVVMIQPQNCPEDVQQFCQLLRLEPHRRFMLEPTDPGTSLPPLLPQPCTIQYLVTHYLDISCVPRRSFFELLASFSTNELEREKLQEFSSAQGQEELYSYCNRPRRTTLEVLWDFPHSTCAIPADYLLDLIPRIRPRAFSIASSLLAHPERMQILVAVVQYKTRLSKARRGLCSTWLASLNPEQGDIRVPLWVKKGGMKFPADPATPVIMIGPGTGVAPFRAAIQERVALGHRGNCLFFGCRHQSKDFYCQAEWEELVTKGFLTLFTAFSRDQEEKVYVQHRIRENGKLVWELLSSENAHIYLAGNAKQMPAAVAEALQSVLQQEGGLSPLEAKEHLTALERSRRFQSETWS is encoded by the exons ATGACGTCACCAGGCGGGGAGACGGTGAGCGGCGAGTCCCGGCGGCTCAGCCTCGATGATGACGTCAGCGGGAGCTGTCGCGAAATGGTGACGTCAGAGGCAGGATGGGGCCCGTCCATG ATGGCAGAACAGGGACTCCTGGTGCTCTTTGGCAGCCAgactggcacagctcaggacaCGGCGGAGAGGGTTGGCAGAGAGGCCCAGCGGCGGCACCTGCGCTGCCGGGTGCAGGCCCTGGACAGCTGTGACCTGGTGAGTGGGTGGGACACGGGGCTGCTGGggaactgctgctctgccctggacaGCTGTGACCTGGTGAGTAGGTGGGACACGGGGCTGCTGGggaactgctgctctgccctggacaGCTGTGACCTG GGCAACCTCATCCATGAGCCCTTggtggtgtttgtgtgtgcaacCACAGGCCAGGGAGACCCACCTGACAACATGAAG ATGTTCTGGCGGTTCCTGTTCCGGAAGagcctccctgccagctccctgtgccagctggacTATGCCGTGTTGGGCCTTGGGGACTCCTCCTACCCCAA GTTTAATTTCATTGCAAAGAAGCTGCACAAACGGCTGCTCCAGCTTGGGGGCAACCCACTGCTGCCCGTGGCCTTGGGAGATGACCAGCATGACTTGGG GCCAGATGCAGTGGTTGATCCCTGGCTCGTGGCCTTGTGGGAGAAGATCCTTGCCTTGTATCCTGTCCCTCCTGGCCTTGAGATCATCAGTCCCGACGCGCG CCTGCCCCCCAAATACACCCTGCACTACCTGCCTGAGGACTCCCCACACCCTGAGAGTGCcgtgctgcagcctgcagcccccCGAGCTGCTCCCTGCGAGCTGCAGCCCTTCGCTGCCCGCGTGGTGTCCAACCAGAGGGTCACGGCACAGTCCCATTTCCAGGATGTCCGGCTCATCGAGTTTGACATTGCGGGCTCAGGGATCAC GTTCAGTGCGGGGGACGTGGTGATGATCCAGCCCCAGAACTGCCCTGAAGATGTGCAGCAGTTCTGCCAGCTGCTGCGCCTGGAGCCACACAGACGCTTTATGCTGGAGCCCACAGACCCTG gcacatccctccctcccctcctgccacagccctgcaccatCCAGTACCTGGTGACACACTACCTGGACATCTCCTGTGTGCCACGGCGCTCCTTCTTCGAGCTCCTGGCCTCCTTCTCCACGAATGAGCTGGAGcgggagaagctgcaggagtTCAGCTCggcacagggccaggaggagctgtACAGCTACTGCAACCGGCCCCGCAGGACCACGCTGGag GTCTTGTGGGATTTCCCTCACAGCACATGTGCCATCCCAGCTGATTACCTGCTCGACCTCATCCCTCGCATCAGACCCCGTGCCTTCTCCATCGCCTCCTCCCTGCTG GCCCATCCTGAGCGGATGCAGATCCTCGTGGCCGTGGTGCAGTACAAGACACGACTCAGCAAAGCCCGCCGTGGGCTCTGCTCCACCTGGCTGGCTTCTCTCAACCCAGAGCAGG GTGATATCCGAGTGCCTCTTTGGGTGAAGAAAGGAGGAATGAAGTTCCCAGCTGACCCTGCCACCCCTGTGATCATGAttggccctggcacaggggtggcacccTTCCGAGCAGCGATACAGGAAcgggtggcactgggacatcGAG GGAACTGCCTCTTCTTTGGCTGCCGACACCAATCCAAGGACTTCTACTGCCAGGCAGAGTGGGAAGAGCTGGTGACAAAGGGCTTCCTGACACTCTTCACAGCCTTTTCCAGGGACCAG gaggagaaggttTATGTCCAGCACCGCATCCGGGAGAATGGGAAGCTggtgtgggagctgctgagcagtgagAATGCTCATATCTACCTGGCTGG GAATGCCAAGCAgatgccagcagcagtggctgaggcCCTGCAGTCAGTGTTGCAGCAGGAGGGTGGCCTGTCCCCACTGGAAGCAAAGGAGCATTTAACAGCCCTGGAACGGTCCCGGCGCTTCCAGTCTGAAACCTGGTCGTGA
- the NDOR1 gene encoding NADPH-dependent diflavin oxidoreductase 1 isoform X4 — protein MTSPGGETVSGESRRLSLDDDVSGSCREMVTSEAGWGPSMMAEQGLLVLFGSQTGTAQDTAERVGREAQRRHLRCRVQALDSCDLGNLIHEPLVVFVCATTGQGDPPDNMKMFWRFLFRKSLPASSLCQLDYAVLGLGDSSYPKFNFIAKKLHKRLLQLGGNPLLPVALGDDQHDLGPDAVVDPWLVALWEKILALYPVPPGLEIISPDARLPPKYTLHYLPEDSPHPESAVLQPAAPRAAPCELQPFAARVVSNQRVTAQSHFQDVRLIEFDIAGSGITFSAGDVVMIQPQNCPEDVQQFCQLLRLEPHRRFMLEPTDPGTSLPPLLPQPCTIQYLVTHYLDISCVPRRSFFELLASFSTNELEREKLQEFSSAQGQEELYSYCNRPRRTTLEVLWDFPHSTCAIPADYLLDLIPRIRPRAFSIASSLLAHPERMQILVAVVQYKTRLSKARRGLCSTWLASLNPEQGDIRVPLWVKKGGMKFPADPATPVIMIGPGTGVAPFRAAIQERVALGHRGNCLFFGCRHQSKDFYCQAEWEELVTKGFLTLFTAFSRDQEEKVYVQHRIRENGKLVWELLSSENAHIYLAGNAKQMPAAVAEALQSVLQQEGGLSPLEAKEHLTALERSRRFQSETWS, from the exons ATGACGTCACCAGGCGGGGAGACGGTGAGCGGCGAGTCCCGGCGGCTCAGCCTCGATGATGACGTCAGCGGGAGCTGTCGCGAAATGGTGACGTCAGAGGCAGGATGGGGCCCGTCCATG ATGGCAGAACAGGGACTCCTGGTGCTCTTTGGCAGCCAgactggcacagctcaggacaCGGCGGAGAGGGTTGGCAGAGAGGCCCAGCGGCGGCACCTGCGCTGCCGGGTGCAGGCCCTGGACAGCTGTGACCTG GGCAACCTCATCCATGAGCCCTTggtggtgtttgtgtgtgcaacCACAGGCCAGGGAGACCCACCTGACAACATGAAG ATGTTCTGGCGGTTCCTGTTCCGGAAGagcctccctgccagctccctgtgccagctggacTATGCCGTGTTGGGCCTTGGGGACTCCTCCTACCCCAA GTTTAATTTCATTGCAAAGAAGCTGCACAAACGGCTGCTCCAGCTTGGGGGCAACCCACTGCTGCCCGTGGCCTTGGGAGATGACCAGCATGACTTGGG GCCAGATGCAGTGGTTGATCCCTGGCTCGTGGCCTTGTGGGAGAAGATCCTTGCCTTGTATCCTGTCCCTCCTGGCCTTGAGATCATCAGTCCCGACGCGCG CCTGCCCCCCAAATACACCCTGCACTACCTGCCTGAGGACTCCCCACACCCTGAGAGTGCcgtgctgcagcctgcagcccccCGAGCTGCTCCCTGCGAGCTGCAGCCCTTCGCTGCCCGCGTGGTGTCCAACCAGAGGGTCACGGCACAGTCCCATTTCCAGGATGTCCGGCTCATCGAGTTTGACATTGCGGGCTCAGGGATCAC GTTCAGTGCGGGGGACGTGGTGATGATCCAGCCCCAGAACTGCCCTGAAGATGTGCAGCAGTTCTGCCAGCTGCTGCGCCTGGAGCCACACAGACGCTTTATGCTGGAGCCCACAGACCCTG gcacatccctccctcccctcctgccacagccctgcaccatCCAGTACCTGGTGACACACTACCTGGACATCTCCTGTGTGCCACGGCGCTCCTTCTTCGAGCTCCTGGCCTCCTTCTCCACGAATGAGCTGGAGcgggagaagctgcaggagtTCAGCTCggcacagggccaggaggagctgtACAGCTACTGCAACCGGCCCCGCAGGACCACGCTGGag GTCTTGTGGGATTTCCCTCACAGCACATGTGCCATCCCAGCTGATTACCTGCTCGACCTCATCCCTCGCATCAGACCCCGTGCCTTCTCCATCGCCTCCTCCCTGCTG GCCCATCCTGAGCGGATGCAGATCCTCGTGGCCGTGGTGCAGTACAAGACACGACTCAGCAAAGCCCGCCGTGGGCTCTGCTCCACCTGGCTGGCTTCTCTCAACCCAGAGCAGG GTGATATCCGAGTGCCTCTTTGGGTGAAGAAAGGAGGAATGAAGTTCCCAGCTGACCCTGCCACCCCTGTGATCATGAttggccctggcacaggggtggcacccTTCCGAGCAGCGATACAGGAAcgggtggcactgggacatcGAG GGAACTGCCTCTTCTTTGGCTGCCGACACCAATCCAAGGACTTCTACTGCCAGGCAGAGTGGGAAGAGCTGGTGACAAAGGGCTTCCTGACACTCTTCACAGCCTTTTCCAGGGACCAG gaggagaaggttTATGTCCAGCACCGCATCCGGGAGAATGGGAAGCTggtgtgggagctgctgagcagtgagAATGCTCATATCTACCTGGCTGG GAATGCCAAGCAgatgccagcagcagtggctgaggcCCTGCAGTCAGTGTTGCAGCAGGAGGGTGGCCTGTCCCCACTGGAAGCAAAGGAGCATTTAACAGCCCTGGAACGGTCCCGGCGCTTCCAGTCTGAAACCTGGTCGTGA
- the TMEM203 gene encoding transmembrane protein 203: MLFSLRELVQWLGFATFEIFLHGLALLAFSVLLVLKVDGAAAALSWWIVFVPFFAADGLSTYFTTIVSVRLFQDGEKRLAVLRLFWILTILSLKFVFEMLLCQKLVEHTRELWYGLIMSPVFILLQLLMIRACRVN; the protein is encoded by the coding sequence ATGCTGTTCTCCCTGCGCGAGCTCGTGCAGTGGCTCGGCTTCGCCACCTTCGAGATCTTCCTGCACGGGCTGGCCCTGCTCGCCTTCTCCGTGCTGCTCGTGCTCAAGGTGGATGGCGCGGCCGCCGCGCTCTCCTGGTGGATCGTGTTCGTGCCCTTCTTCGCCGCCGACGGGCTCAGCACCTACTTCACCACCATCGTGTCCGTGCGGCTGTTCCAGGACGGCGAGAAGCGCCTGGCGGTGCTGCGGCTCTTCTGGATCCTCACCATCCTCAGCCTCAAGTTCGTGTTCGagatgctgctgtgccagaagCTGGTGGAGCACACGCGGGAGCTCTGGTACGGGCTCATCATGTCGCCCGTGttcatcctgctgcagctgctcatgATCCGGGCCTGCCGCGTGAACTGA
- the NDOR1 gene encoding NADPH-dependent diflavin oxidoreductase 1 isoform X2, with translation MTSPGGETVSGESRRLSLDDDVSGSCREMVTSEAGWGPSMMAEQGLLVLFGSQTGTAQDTAERVGREAQRRHLRCRVQALDSCDLVSGWDTGLLGNCCSALDSCDLGNLIHEPLVVFVCATTGQGDPPDNMKMFWRFLFRKSLPASSLCQLDYAVLGLGDSSYPKFNFIAKKLHKRLLQLGGNPLLPVALGDDQHDLGPDAVVDPWLVALWEKILALYPVPPGLEIISPDARLPPKYTLHYLPEDSPHPESAVLQPAAPRAAPCELQPFAARVVSNQRVTAQSHFQDVRLIEFDIAGSGITFSAGDVVMIQPQNCPEDVQQFCQLLRLEPHRRFMLEPTDPGTSLPPLLPQPCTIQYLVTHYLDISCVPRRSFFELLASFSTNELEREKLQEFSSAQGQEELYSYCNRPRRTTLEVLWDFPHSTCAIPADYLLDLIPRIRPRAFSIASSLLAHPERMQILVAVVQYKTRLSKARRGLCSTWLASLNPEQGDIRVPLWVKKGGMKFPADPATPVIMIGPGTGVAPFRAAIQERVALGHRGNCLFFGCRHQSKDFYCQAEWEELVTKGFLTLFTAFSRDQEEKVYVQHRIRENGKLVWELLSSENAHIYLAGNAKQMPAAVAEALQSVLQQEGGLSPLEAKEHLTALERSRRFQSETWS, from the exons ATGACGTCACCAGGCGGGGAGACGGTGAGCGGCGAGTCCCGGCGGCTCAGCCTCGATGATGACGTCAGCGGGAGCTGTCGCGAAATGGTGACGTCAGAGGCAGGATGGGGCCCGTCCATG ATGGCAGAACAGGGACTCCTGGTGCTCTTTGGCAGCCAgactggcacagctcaggacaCGGCGGAGAGGGTTGGCAGAGAGGCCCAGCGGCGGCACCTGCGCTGCCGGGTGCAGGCCCTGGACAGCTGTGACCTGGTGAGTGGGTGGGACACGGGGCTGCTGGggaactgctgctctgccctggacaGCTGTGACCTG GGCAACCTCATCCATGAGCCCTTggtggtgtttgtgtgtgcaacCACAGGCCAGGGAGACCCACCTGACAACATGAAG ATGTTCTGGCGGTTCCTGTTCCGGAAGagcctccctgccagctccctgtgccagctggacTATGCCGTGTTGGGCCTTGGGGACTCCTCCTACCCCAA GTTTAATTTCATTGCAAAGAAGCTGCACAAACGGCTGCTCCAGCTTGGGGGCAACCCACTGCTGCCCGTGGCCTTGGGAGATGACCAGCATGACTTGGG GCCAGATGCAGTGGTTGATCCCTGGCTCGTGGCCTTGTGGGAGAAGATCCTTGCCTTGTATCCTGTCCCTCCTGGCCTTGAGATCATCAGTCCCGACGCGCG CCTGCCCCCCAAATACACCCTGCACTACCTGCCTGAGGACTCCCCACACCCTGAGAGTGCcgtgctgcagcctgcagcccccCGAGCTGCTCCCTGCGAGCTGCAGCCCTTCGCTGCCCGCGTGGTGTCCAACCAGAGGGTCACGGCACAGTCCCATTTCCAGGATGTCCGGCTCATCGAGTTTGACATTGCGGGCTCAGGGATCAC GTTCAGTGCGGGGGACGTGGTGATGATCCAGCCCCAGAACTGCCCTGAAGATGTGCAGCAGTTCTGCCAGCTGCTGCGCCTGGAGCCACACAGACGCTTTATGCTGGAGCCCACAGACCCTG gcacatccctccctcccctcctgccacagccctgcaccatCCAGTACCTGGTGACACACTACCTGGACATCTCCTGTGTGCCACGGCGCTCCTTCTTCGAGCTCCTGGCCTCCTTCTCCACGAATGAGCTGGAGcgggagaagctgcaggagtTCAGCTCggcacagggccaggaggagctgtACAGCTACTGCAACCGGCCCCGCAGGACCACGCTGGag GTCTTGTGGGATTTCCCTCACAGCACATGTGCCATCCCAGCTGATTACCTGCTCGACCTCATCCCTCGCATCAGACCCCGTGCCTTCTCCATCGCCTCCTCCCTGCTG GCCCATCCTGAGCGGATGCAGATCCTCGTGGCCGTGGTGCAGTACAAGACACGACTCAGCAAAGCCCGCCGTGGGCTCTGCTCCACCTGGCTGGCTTCTCTCAACCCAGAGCAGG GTGATATCCGAGTGCCTCTTTGGGTGAAGAAAGGAGGAATGAAGTTCCCAGCTGACCCTGCCACCCCTGTGATCATGAttggccctggcacaggggtggcacccTTCCGAGCAGCGATACAGGAAcgggtggcactgggacatcGAG GGAACTGCCTCTTCTTTGGCTGCCGACACCAATCCAAGGACTTCTACTGCCAGGCAGAGTGGGAAGAGCTGGTGACAAAGGGCTTCCTGACACTCTTCACAGCCTTTTCCAGGGACCAG gaggagaaggttTATGTCCAGCACCGCATCCGGGAGAATGGGAAGCTggtgtgggagctgctgagcagtgagAATGCTCATATCTACCTGGCTGG GAATGCCAAGCAgatgccagcagcagtggctgaggcCCTGCAGTCAGTGTTGCAGCAGGAGGGTGGCCTGTCCCCACTGGAAGCAAAGGAGCATTTAACAGCCCTGGAACGGTCCCGGCGCTTCCAGTCTGAAACCTGGTCGTGA